In the Pseudomonas sp. ADAK2 genome, one interval contains:
- a CDS encoding LysR family transcriptional regulator: MNLKFLETFVWVARLQSFSLTAEKMFSTQAAISSRIASLEEELGLRLFVRDSRGVSLTPEGLKVLDYAEQMLEVQRALKHSLDTTSPQQGLVRIGVMDTVIHTWLSPLMSTLMQTFPAVEIEITADAARNLCEQLQKGYLDIVFQTDLIRHESVRNLELAHYPMHWIAASNSIYARPYASLMEMAGERFITFVKHSRPHQDVLNLLHAHGISAPRVSCVNSVSAMTRLIRDGFGIGALPAALVAKPLASGELIQLEPGTRLPQLDVVASWRAGVGLELIESIVDMSRQVVGQYAIDVGPQRMVAVPGLNSHRPVE, encoded by the coding sequence ATGAACCTCAAGTTCCTCGAAACCTTCGTCTGGGTCGCGCGCTTGCAAAGCTTCAGCCTGACCGCCGAGAAAATGTTCAGCACCCAGGCCGCCATCTCCAGCCGGATCGCTTCGCTGGAAGAAGAGTTGGGCCTGCGCCTGTTCGTGCGCGACTCTCGCGGGGTTTCGTTGACGCCCGAGGGCCTGAAGGTGCTCGACTATGCCGAGCAGATGCTTGAGGTCCAGCGCGCGTTGAAGCACTCGCTGGACACCACTAGCCCGCAGCAGGGCCTGGTGCGCATCGGCGTGATGGACACGGTGATCCACACTTGGCTCAGCCCGTTGATGTCGACCCTGATGCAGACCTTCCCCGCCGTGGAAATCGAGATCACCGCCGACGCCGCGCGCAATCTGTGCGAGCAACTGCAAAAGGGCTATCTGGACATCGTGTTCCAGACCGACCTGATCCGCCACGAAAGCGTGCGCAACCTCGAACTGGCGCATTACCCCATGCACTGGATCGCCGCCAGCAACTCGATCTATGCCCGGCCCTATGCATCGCTGATGGAGATGGCCGGCGAGCGCTTCATCACCTTCGTCAAACACTCGCGCCCGCACCAGGATGTGCTCAACCTGCTGCACGCCCACGGCATCAGCGCGCCACGGGTCAGCTGCGTCAACTCGGTGTCGGCCATGACCCGGCTGATCCGTGACGGCTTCGGCATTGGCGCGTTGCCGGCGGCGCTGGTGGCCAAGCCCCTGGCCAGCGGCGAACTGATTCAGCTAGAGCCCGGCACGCGCCTGCCGCAACTGGATGTCGTGGCCTCGTGGCGCGCCGGCGTCGGCCTGGAACTGATCGAAAGCATCGTCGACATGAGTCGCCAGGTGGTCGGCCAATACGCCATCGATGTCGGCCCGCAACGCATGGTCGCGGTACCGGGCCTGAACAGCCACCGGCCCGTCGAATAA
- a CDS encoding OprD family porin has translation MRHFIYTPLGTLLGLGLIGVPNAQADFIADSKGSLEARNFYFNRDFRQEGARDKAEEWAQGFLLRMESGYTAGTLGFGLDALGMAGFKLDSGGGTAGTNLLPPDSSGGSQDQYGELGLTAKVRLSNSTLKLGTLQIKDPVVSSNDTRLLPGTFKGGLLSVQEIERLKLTAGQFTQINFVDSTDYQDMSANRIGGSSDKFQFAGADYQFLPNLTAQYRYGKLENIYQQNYLGFVHALDLGAGQSLKSDVRYARSTEDGNFRKIDNQAFGALFTYSLGGHAVGFGYQRMSGDDPFPYIGRSDPYLVNFVQIGDFANIDEHSWQARYDYNFAALGIPGLSFMTRYISGDNVQRTAPGEGKEWERNTDIAYVVQDGTLKGLGFKWRNASVRSNFGNDLDENRLIVSYTVGLW, from the coding sequence ATGCGCCATTTCATCTACACCCCGCTCGGCACCTTGCTCGGCTTGGGCCTGATCGGTGTGCCCAACGCCCAGGCGGATTTCATCGCCGACAGCAAAGGCAGCCTGGAAGCTCGCAATTTCTACTTCAACCGCGACTTTCGCCAGGAAGGGGCGCGGGACAAGGCCGAAGAATGGGCGCAGGGGTTTCTGTTGCGCATGGAGTCCGGCTACACCGCGGGCACCTTGGGTTTTGGCCTGGACGCCTTGGGCATGGCCGGTTTCAAACTGGACTCTGGCGGCGGCACGGCGGGCACCAATCTGTTGCCGCCGGATTCGTCTGGCGGTTCGCAGGACCAATATGGCGAGTTGGGCCTGACCGCCAAGGTGCGCTTGTCCAACAGCACCTTGAAATTGGGGACGTTGCAGATCAAGGACCCGGTGGTGAGTTCCAACGACACGCGGCTGTTGCCGGGCACCTTCAAGGGCGGCTTGCTCAGCGTGCAGGAAATCGAGCGGTTGAAGCTGACCGCCGGGCAATTCACCCAGATCAATTTTGTCGACTCCACCGATTATCAGGACATGAGCGCCAACCGCATCGGCGGCAGCAGCGACAAGTTTCAGTTCGCCGGCGCGGACTATCAGTTTCTGCCCAACCTCACGGCGCAATACCGCTACGGCAAGCTGGAAAACATCTATCAGCAGAATTACCTCGGCTTCGTCCATGCCCTGGACCTGGGCGCTGGCCAATCGCTGAAGAGTGACGTGCGGTATGCGCGCAGTACCGAGGACGGCAACTTTCGCAAGATCGACAACCAAGCCTTCGGCGCGCTGTTTACCTACAGTCTCGGCGGGCATGCGGTGGGTTTCGGCTACCAGCGCATGAGCGGCGACGATCCGTTTCCGTACATCGGTCGTAGCGATCCATATCTGGTCAACTTCGTGCAGATCGGTGACTTCGCCAACATCGACGAACATTCCTGGCAGGCCCGCTACGACTACAACTTTGCCGCACTGGGTATTCCGGGTTTGAGCTTTATGACTCGCTACATCTCTGGCGACAACGTGCAGCGCACAGCGCCGGGCGAAGGCAAGGAATGGGAGCGCAACACCGACATCGCCTACGTGGTGCAGGACGGCACGCTAAAAGGGCTCGGGTTTAAATGGCGCAACGCGTCGGTGCGTTCGAACTTTGGCAATGATCTGGATGAGAATCGGTTGATCGTCAGCTATACCGTGGGGCTTTGGTAA
- a CDS encoding transporter substrate-binding domain-containing protein, with the protein MNNKKHTLLFCGLLALPWGVQAQETPSHLDSVIQQGVLTVCTTGDYKPYTYKTENGEYEGIDIAMARSLADSLGAKVKWEQTTWKTLMPDLLAGKCDIAMGGISVTLERQKKAFFSSTLDVDGKVPLVRCEDQARYQTVEQINQPSVRLIEPAGGTNEAFVHAFLPKAQLLLHDNVTLFQALLDKKADVMITDASEALYQQKLKPGLCAVNPSQYFQYGEKAYLLPRDDMAWKQYVDQWLHLSKVTGNYQKVVGQWLAIP; encoded by the coding sequence ATGAACAACAAAAAACACACACTGCTCTTCTGTGGACTGCTAGCCCTGCCCTGGGGCGTGCAGGCACAGGAAACACCGTCGCATCTCGATAGCGTCATCCAGCAAGGTGTGCTGACGGTGTGCACCACCGGGGACTACAAGCCCTACACCTACAAAACTGAAAACGGCGAATACGAAGGCATCGACATCGCGATGGCCCGCTCGCTGGCTGACAGCCTGGGCGCCAAGGTGAAATGGGAACAAACCACCTGGAAAACCCTGATGCCTGACCTGCTGGCGGGTAAATGCGATATCGCGATGGGCGGGATTTCGGTGACGCTGGAACGGCAGAAAAAAGCCTTTTTCAGCAGCACCCTCGACGTCGATGGCAAGGTGCCGTTGGTGCGCTGCGAAGATCAGGCGCGTTACCAGACAGTCGAGCAGATCAACCAGCCATCAGTGCGTTTGATTGAACCGGCGGGCGGCACCAACGAGGCGTTTGTGCATGCCTTCCTGCCCAAGGCGCAGTTGCTGCTGCACGACAATGTGACGCTGTTCCAGGCGCTGCTGGATAAGAAGGCCGACGTGATGATTACCGACGCGTCCGAGGCGTTGTATCAACAGAAACTCAAGCCCGGGTTGTGTGCGGTCAATCCGAGCCAGTATTTCCAGTATGGCGAGAAGGCTTATCTGCTGCCCCGAGATGACATGGCGTGGAAGCAGTATGTGGATCAGTGGTTGCATCTGAGCAAGGTGACTGGGAATTATCAGAAAGTTGTGGGCCAGTGGTTGGCGATCCCGTAG
- a CDS encoding NAD-dependent epimerase/dehydratase family protein: protein MAQKVLVLGATGGIGGEVARQLRDAGWQVQALQRGLAQSSETRDGILYLRGDALNRDDVMRAAQGCSVLIHGVNPPGYLRWNELVLPMIDNTIAAALKEGATVVLPGTVYNFGPDAFPVLTEDSPQHPLTRKGQIRVQLEQRLLAATQQGARAIVLRAGDFFGPQAGNSWFSQGMVKPGQAVKRIHLPSDPGVGHQWSYLPDVAQTVVQLLNHREQLAPFSTFHMDGHWDADGTQLATAVARCVDRHGGQAKLRPFPWWLARLVSPFVTTLRELLEMRYLWQQSLRMDNSRLLAVLGTEPHTPLEQAVETTLKGLGCLSLPNR from the coding sequence ATGGCGCAGAAAGTTCTGGTACTGGGTGCAACGGGCGGCATCGGCGGTGAAGTGGCGCGGCAGTTGCGCGACGCGGGGTGGCAGGTCCAAGCGCTGCAACGCGGGCTCGCGCAAAGCAGCGAAACCCGTGACGGCATTCTCTATTTGCGTGGCGATGCACTGAATCGCGATGACGTGATGCGCGCCGCGCAGGGTTGCAGCGTGCTGATCCACGGGGTCAATCCCCCCGGCTATCTTCGCTGGAACGAGCTGGTGCTGCCGATGATCGACAACACCATCGCCGCCGCCCTGAAGGAAGGCGCCACGGTGGTGTTGCCCGGCACGGTCTACAACTTCGGCCCGGACGCCTTCCCCGTGTTGACCGAAGATTCCCCCCAGCATCCACTGACCCGCAAAGGCCAGATCCGCGTCCAGCTCGAACAACGCTTGCTCGCCGCAACGCAGCAAGGAGCGCGGGCGATTGTGCTGCGGGCAGGGGATTTCTTTGGTCCGCAGGCCGGCAACAGCTGGTTTTCCCAAGGGATGGTCAAGCCTGGGCAAGCGGTGAAACGCATCCATTTGCCGAGCGATCCTGGTGTTGGCCATCAGTGGTCGTATTTACCGGATGTGGCGCAAACCGTCGTGCAATTGCTCAATCATCGCGAGCAGTTGGCGCCCTTCTCTACCTTCCATATGGACGGGCATTGGGACGCTGATGGTACGCAGCTCGCTACCGCTGTAGCGCGTTGTGTCGATCGCCATGGCGGACAGGCAAAACTGCGCCCATTTCCGTGGTGGCTGGCGCGCTTGGTCTCGCCGTTCGTGACCACCCTGCGTGAACTGCTGGAGATGCGCTACCTGTGGCAACAATCGCTGCGCATGGACAACAGCCGTTTGCTCGCGGTGCTCGGGACCGAGCCGCACACGCCGCTGGAGCAAGCGGTCGAAACCACCCTGAAGGGTTTGGGCTGTCTTTCGCTGCCCAATCGTTGA
- a CDS encoding LysR family transcriptional regulator, with translation MTKNIGWELYRSFLAVLTHGSLSAAARALGITQPTVGRHIAELEASFKQTLFTRSRTGLMPTEAALTLRSYAEAMHSNAAALERAMAGQGQTTGGTVRITASEVIAVEVLPPALAQLRQAHPQLTIELVATNRVQDLLQREADIAVRMTAPKQEQLIARSVGHVKVGLHARTDYLQQFGTPALPADLARHTVIGFDTETPFLRAASKRVPGWGREGFSLRCDSDLAQLALIRAGAGIGFCQSAVARRDASLVPVLPEHLTFQLDAWVTMHEDLRNSPRCKVVFDALVQCLLAHTAI, from the coding sequence ATGACTAAAAATATCGGTTGGGAACTCTATCGAAGCTTTCTGGCGGTGCTGACCCACGGCTCACTGTCTGCGGCTGCGCGAGCGCTGGGCATTACCCAACCCACGGTGGGCCGGCACATTGCCGAACTGGAAGCTTCGTTCAAACAGACGTTATTCACGCGCTCAAGAACCGGCTTGATGCCGACCGAAGCCGCGTTGACCTTGCGCAGTTACGCCGAGGCCATGCACAGCAACGCGGCGGCGCTGGAGCGGGCAATGGCCGGGCAGGGGCAAACGACCGGCGGCACGGTGCGCATTACCGCCAGTGAAGTGATTGCTGTGGAAGTGCTGCCGCCCGCACTGGCGCAACTGCGTCAGGCGCATCCACAACTCACCATTGAGCTGGTGGCCACCAACCGCGTGCAGGATTTGTTGCAACGTGAGGCCGACATCGCCGTGCGCATGACCGCGCCGAAACAGGAGCAACTCATTGCGCGCAGTGTCGGCCACGTCAAGGTCGGACTTCATGCCCGGACCGATTACCTGCAGCAGTTCGGCACGCCGGCACTGCCGGCGGATCTGGCTCGGCACACCGTGATTGGCTTCGACACCGAGACGCCGTTCCTGCGCGCCGCCAGCAAACGGGTGCCAGGCTGGGGCCGTGAAGGCTTTTCCCTGCGCTGCGACAGCGACCTGGCGCAACTGGCCTTGATCCGCGCGGGCGCGGGCATCGGTTTTTGCCAGTCGGCCGTGGCCAGGCGTGACGCGAGTCTGGTGCCGGTATTACCCGAGCACCTGACCTTCCAACTGGACGCCTGGGTCACCATGCACGAAGACCTGCGCAACAGCCCGCGCTGCAAAGTGGTCTTCGACGCCCTGGTCCAGTGCCTGCTGGCGCATACCGCTATCTGA
- a CDS encoding cupin domain-containing protein, with the protein MSQPTVLLLARADGSRVVTPFKTLPLSAADPFMDQRRVAWTGIDGVSAGIVETDEVFAIEDFPHTEVLVVHAGHVRLNTPEQTLELGVGDSAVIGRGTTLRIEAHAGTQWAFCAMTTAVPTPGLTLLDPLAMLSPSAAPEPQILIGPTPQCRSRNAFEDEATDLRVGVWDSTPYERHGRAHKLNELMHLLEGSVTLLAPDGSSVTVNPGDSVFVPQGAPCAWKSTRYVRKVYAVR; encoded by the coding sequence ATGTCCCAACCCACTGTTCTGCTGTTGGCGCGCGCCGACGGCAGCCGCGTTGTCACGCCTTTCAAAACGCTGCCGTTGAGTGCTGCCGATCCGTTTATGGACCAGCGTCGGGTTGCCTGGACGGGTATTGACGGCGTGTCTGCCGGCATTGTCGAAACTGACGAAGTGTTTGCGATCGAGGATTTCCCGCACACCGAAGTGCTCGTGGTTCACGCCGGCCATGTGCGGCTGAACACCCCGGAGCAGACCCTGGAGCTGGGTGTGGGTGACAGCGCGGTGATCGGTCGCGGCACCACCCTGCGGATCGAAGCGCACGCCGGTACACAATGGGCCTTTTGTGCCATGACCACCGCCGTGCCGACGCCCGGCCTGACCCTGCTTGATCCTCTGGCGATGCTCTCGCCTTCGGCGGCACCGGAGCCGCAAATCCTGATCGGCCCGACGCCGCAATGCCGGTCACGCAATGCCTTTGAAGACGAGGCCACCGATCTGCGCGTCGGCGTCTGGGACTCCACGCCTTACGAACGCCATGGCCGTGCGCACAAGCTCAATGAGCTGATGCACTTGCTCGAAGGCAGCGTGACCTTGCTCGCGCCCGATGGCTCAAGCGTAACGGTCAACCCCGGTGACAGCGTGTTCGTGCCGCAAGGTGCGCCGTGCGCGTGGAAAAGCACGCGCTATGTGCGCAAGGTGTATGCGGTCAGATAG
- a CDS encoding GNAT family N-acetyltransferase → MSAPYLYRPMTAADLPAAHALSVQLKWPHRLDDWAMVLRLSDGFVALDGERLIGTAFTCPQGDFATIGLVIVSDDYQGKGIGRQLMEQALDACQKRTPLLNATLAGAPLYVSQGFVEFGRIQQRQGLVQAPDPAPLAEGETCRPLRDADKARVLELANTSTGMDRQTVLNDLFDVIEHAVVIERDGQVHGFAMLRPYGRGRGVGPVVAENLEQAQHLIAVLLALVPDTFVRIDIPADSGLSDWLETAGLKQVDTVAQMARGTPPQAADGVRQFAVVTQAIG, encoded by the coding sequence ATGTCCGCCCCTTACCTTTATCGCCCGATGACCGCTGCCGATCTGCCGGCGGCCCATGCCTTGTCCGTGCAGTTGAAATGGCCGCATCGGCTGGACGACTGGGCGATGGTGCTGCGGCTCAGCGATGGCTTTGTCGCGCTGGATGGCGAGCGTCTGATCGGCACGGCGTTCACCTGCCCGCAAGGGGATTTCGCCACCATTGGCCTGGTGATTGTCAGCGACGATTATCAAGGCAAGGGCATCGGTCGCCAGTTGATGGAACAGGCACTGGATGCTTGCCAGAAACGCACGCCATTGTTGAACGCAACCCTCGCCGGTGCGCCGTTGTATGTCAGTCAGGGCTTTGTCGAGTTCGGACGGATTCAGCAGCGCCAAGGCCTGGTGCAAGCGCCCGATCCGGCGCCGCTGGCCGAGGGCGAAACCTGTCGCCCGCTGCGGGACGCCGATAAGGCGCGGGTGCTGGAACTGGCCAACACCAGCACCGGCATGGATCGACAAACCGTGCTCAACGACCTGTTCGATGTCATCGAGCACGCCGTGGTCATCGAGCGCGACGGCCAAGTGCACGGCTTCGCCATGCTGCGCCCCTACGGCCGAGGTCGCGGTGTCGGCCCGGTGGTCGCCGAAAACCTCGAACAGGCCCAACACCTGATCGCCGTGTTACTGGCCCTGGTGCCGGATACCTTCGTGCGTATCGACATTCCGGCGGACAGCGGCCTTAGCGACTGGCTGGAAACGGCCGGCCTCAAGCAGGTCGACACCGTCGCGCAGATGGCCCGTGGCACCCCGCCACAAGCGGCCGACGGCGTGCGCCAATTTGCCGTGGTCACCCAAGCCATCGGCTGA
- a CDS encoding aldehyde dehydrogenase family protein produces MDSFDPRLIAVRSAHFIGGQYRDAQPGLEVVRPSDGQVYAELPIADADLVDEAVNNAWQAFNRSDWASRPPRERARVMRRWADLIEADAEILAPLEAVGSTRPHKDVIAWDIPYVAEGIRFFAELADKHGGQVAATQTDRLGMQIAEPYGVIAAIAPWNFPLSMASWKVAPALAAGNAVVLKPSELTPFSSLRFAELAFQAGIPAGIFNVVQGDGRVTGDALCRHPRVGKVTFTGSTATGSSIMSTCALVGPKPVTLELGGKSPQLVFADVPDIAKTARTVALAITGNAGQVCVSGSRLLIQRSIMEPFIAHLQAYFEELRPGPTWSPESTLSPIISRLQANRIDGIVQRSRQAGAEVLTGGGLFEGLGGAYYQPTLLAGLDNQNPAVCEEIFGPVLTVQAFDDEEQALSLAAHATYGLAAGVHTADINRALRLVRKLEAGTVWVNRYGRSNDYILPTGGYKRSGIGKDLGREAFEANLRFKSVLIDILQ; encoded by the coding sequence ATGGATAGCTTCGATCCTCGTCTTATCGCTGTGCGCAGCGCTCACTTTATCGGCGGCCAGTACCGCGATGCCCAACCCGGACTTGAGGTCGTGCGGCCGTCGGATGGCCAGGTCTACGCCGAGTTACCGATCGCCGATGCCGACCTGGTGGATGAAGCGGTCAACAATGCCTGGCAGGCGTTCAATCGCAGCGATTGGGCCAGCCGTCCGCCCCGGGAGCGGGCGCGGGTCATGCGCCGTTGGGCTGATTTGATCGAAGCGGATGCGGAGATTCTTGCGCCGTTGGAAGCCGTCGGCTCGACCCGCCCACATAAAGATGTGATCGCTTGGGATATTCCTTATGTCGCCGAAGGCATTCGCTTTTTCGCCGAACTGGCGGACAAGCACGGCGGCCAGGTCGCGGCGACCCAGACTGATCGGCTGGGCATGCAGATCGCCGAACCCTACGGCGTGATCGCGGCCATCGCACCGTGGAATTTCCCGTTGAGCATGGCGTCGTGGAAAGTCGCCCCGGCCTTGGCCGCCGGCAATGCCGTGGTGCTCAAGCCTTCGGAGTTGACGCCGTTCTCCAGCCTGCGTTTTGCCGAATTGGCGTTTCAGGCCGGCATTCCAGCGGGGATTTTCAACGTGGTGCAGGGCGATGGCCGCGTCACGGGTGACGCCTTGTGCCGGCACCCGCGCGTGGGCAAGGTGACCTTTACCGGTTCCACCGCGACCGGGTCGAGCATCATGTCCACCTGCGCGTTGGTGGGGCCGAAACCGGTGACCCTGGAACTCGGCGGCAAGAGTCCGCAACTGGTGTTCGCTGATGTGCCGGACATCGCGAAAACCGCACGCACCGTGGCGCTGGCCATTACCGGGAATGCCGGGCAGGTTTGCGTGTCCGGTTCGCGATTGTTGATCCAACGCTCGATCATGGAGCCGTTTATCGCGCACTTGCAGGCGTACTTCGAGGAGTTGCGCCCCGGGCCGACCTGGTCGCCTGAAAGCACGCTGTCGCCGATCATTTCCCGGCTCCAGGCCAATCGCATCGACGGCATCGTCCAGCGCTCGCGCCAGGCCGGGGCCGAAGTGCTGACCGGTGGCGGATTGTTCGAAGGACTGGGCGGTGCGTATTACCAACCGACGCTGCTGGCCGGCCTCGACAACCAGAACCCGGCGGTCTGCGAAGAAATCTTCGGCCCGGTACTGACGGTGCAGGCGTTCGATGACGAAGAACAGGCCCTGAGCCTGGCCGCCCATGCCACTTACGGGTTAGCCGCGGGCGTGCACACCGCCGATATCAATCGCGCCTTGCGACTGGTGCGCAAGCTGGAAGCGGGGACGGTGTGGGTGAACCGTTACGGTCGCAGTAACGACTACATCCTGCCGACCGGTGGCTACAAACGCTCGGGGATCGGCAAGGATTTGGGGCGAGAAGCGTTTGAAGCCAACCTGCGCTTCAAGAGCGTTTTGATCGATATCCTCCAATAG
- a CDS encoding haloacid dehalogenase type II, translated as MSFLRPKFITFDCYGTLTNFHMGTMTRELFADRVPAEQMDQFVKDFSAYRLDQVMGDWMPYDEILKTALARTCKRWGIEYRDEGQLYYDAVPTWGPHPDVPAGLSKIADKIPLVIFSNASNSQIMSNVDKLGAPFHKVFTAEQAQAYKPRLAAFEYMLDNLNCGPEDILHVSSSFRYDLMPAHDMKIKNKAFVARGHEVPGNAFYGYQQITDIGGLAALVGL; from the coding sequence ATGAGCTTTCTTCGCCCCAAATTCATTACGTTCGACTGCTACGGTACGCTGACCAATTTCCACATGGGCACGATGACCCGCGAGCTTTTCGCTGATCGCGTCCCTGCCGAGCAGATGGACCAATTCGTCAAGGATTTCTCGGCCTATCGCCTGGACCAGGTCATGGGTGACTGGATGCCTTACGACGAAATCCTCAAGACCGCTCTGGCCCGGACCTGCAAGCGTTGGGGCATCGAATACCGCGACGAAGGTCAGCTGTATTACGACGCCGTGCCGACCTGGGGCCCGCACCCGGACGTCCCGGCCGGCCTGTCGAAAATCGCCGACAAGATCCCCCTGGTGATTTTCTCCAACGCCAGCAACAGCCAGATCATGTCCAACGTCGACAAGCTCGGCGCGCCGTTCCACAAGGTCTTCACCGCCGAGCAGGCCCAGGCCTACAAGCCGCGCCTGGCCGCGTTCGAGTACATGCTCGACAACCTCAACTGCGGCCCGGAAGACATCTTGCATGTGTCCTCCAGCTTCCGTTACGACCTGATGCCGGCCCACGACATGAAGATCAAGAACAAGGCCTTCGTCGCCCGAGGCCATGAAGTGCCGGGCAACGCGTTCTACGGCTACCAGCAGATCACCGATATCGGTGGGCTCGCGGCACTGGTCGGTCTCTGA
- a CDS encoding NAD(P)/FAD-dependent oxidoreductase — protein MGSESYWLDTAPAFTGAQLGALPGQVDVAIVGGGFTGLAAARALALKGASVVVLEAGRVIGEASGRNGGQCNTGVAQDYAGLSASLGADKARAYYQAYESAVQSVVSLVEQEQIACDLIRNGKLKLAAKPMHYEGLARTCELIRKEVDAEVELLSAEQTRAEVNSAQFHGGLLQRNGVQMHVGRFGVGLAEAAARHGALIHQGTSVLDWRAQAGGYQVNTSKGSLHAGQVLLATGACQHGGLGWYRRRIVPVGSFVIATEVLSKELIEQLLPGRRAYVTSRMIGNYFRLTPDNRLLFGGRARFAMSDSVNDAKSGKVLQAAMVQMFPQLANVKIDYCWGGLVDMTSDRLPRAGQHGGVYHSMGYSGHGVQMSVHMGQVMAEVMAGNVEANPWRELDWPAIPGHFGKPWFLPFVGAYYRFQDYLH, from the coding sequence ATGGGCAGTGAATCCTACTGGCTCGACACCGCACCGGCCTTCACCGGTGCCCAGCTCGGCGCGTTGCCCGGGCAGGTCGACGTGGCCATCGTCGGTGGCGGTTTTACCGGTTTGGCGGCGGCCCGGGCCTTGGCCTTGAAGGGCGCCAGTGTGGTGGTGCTCGAAGCCGGGCGGGTGATCGGCGAAGCCTCGGGGCGCAACGGCGGCCAGTGCAACACCGGGGTGGCCCAGGATTACGCCGGGCTCAGCGCCAGCCTCGGTGCCGACAAGGCGCGGGCCTATTATCAGGCCTACGAAAGCGCGGTGCAGAGCGTGGTGTCGCTGGTGGAACAGGAACAGATCGCCTGCGACCTGATCCGCAACGGCAAGCTCAAATTGGCCGCCAAGCCGATGCACTACGAAGGGCTGGCGCGCACCTGCGAATTGATTCGCAAGGAAGTCGATGCCGAGGTCGAGTTGCTGTCCGCCGAACAGACCCGCGCCGAAGTGAATTCGGCGCAGTTTCACGGCGGTTTGTTGCAGCGCAACGGCGTGCAAATGCACGTCGGGCGCTTCGGCGTCGGACTGGCCGAGGCTGCGGCACGCCACGGTGCGCTGATCCACCAAGGCACGTCGGTGCTGGACTGGAGAGCCCAGGCCGGCGGTTATCAGGTCAACACCAGCAAGGGTTCGTTGCACGCCGGGCAAGTCTTGCTGGCGACCGGCGCGTGTCAGCACGGCGGCTTGGGCTGGTATCGGCGGCGGATCGTGCCGGTGGGCAGTTTTGTGATTGCCACCGAAGTGCTCTCGAAAGAGTTGATTGAGCAACTGCTGCCGGGTCGCCGCGCGTACGTCACCAGCCGCATGATCGGTAACTACTTCCGCCTGACCCCGGACAACCGTTTGCTGTTCGGCGGCCGTGCCCGGTTTGCCATGTCTGACAGCGTGAATGACGCCAAAAGCGGCAAGGTCCTGCAAGCGGCGATGGTGCAGATGTTCCCGCAATTGGCCAACGTGAAAATCGATTACTGCTGGGGCGGCCTGGTGGACATGACCTCCGACCGACTCCCAAGGGCCGGCCAGCACGGCGGCGTTTATCACTCCATGGGCTACAGCGGCCACGGCGTGCAGATGTCGGTGCACATGGGCCAGGTCATGGCCGAGGTGATGGCCGGCAACGTCGAAGCCAACCCTTGGCGCGAACTCGACTGGCCGGCGATTCCCGGGCATTTCGGCAAGCCGTGGTTCCTGCCGTTCGTGGGCGCTTATTACCGCTTCCAGGACTATTTGCATTGA